In Thermodesulfovibrio aggregans, the following proteins share a genomic window:
- the uvrA gene encoding excinuclease ABC subunit UvrA: protein MHNKPEQDFLIIKGARQNNLQNIDLIIPHNKLTVITGISGSGKSSLAFDTIYAEGQWRFIECMSSYARVFIEKLPRPDVDLIDNLRPTIALEQRNPVKGSRATVGTHTEIYDYLRIIFSKIAKPICPKCNLEIKEWNPSKIAQELLEKYSGKRAFIVFESEEPSEKLIQLGFSRVLTYENSNAVVKELSEFKEKEKLVIADRLRIGDISRVNDSVEIAFKMGNVKVYIVEDNILLNFPAEPVCQICGIKTPESSPMLFSFNHPQGACPECKGFGYILKYDESFIIPDKELSLSEGAIEIWERPSLRWWKQQLLKGAKLSGINVNIPYKKLPEEHKKLIFTGNQYFYGINDFLEELERKRYKVHVRVFLSKIRKPSLCPLCKGKRLRQEALMFKINGLDIGDLNFMSVKELQKWIDSLKLSEEQAKIAEEPLKQISEKLSFLQRVGLGYLTLDRQIKTLSGGEYQRLNISNQLANKLTATLYVLDEPTVGLHPRDTDRIVKVMKELTDYGNTVVVVEHDRDVIKQADWIVELGPGGGISGGRIIYSGEMKNFLQMNTPTSNYLKEKNEHSVSKPSRIYKEFITLKNARGHNLKNITVHFPMNALTVVTGISGSGKSSLVVDTFYRAVANQLGMSNEEPLPYDEIEGVKNIKTIKLIDQSPIGKTPKSMPVTYLGLYGKIRDIFAAQKDAKVRGLSAGAFSVNSPEGQCPTCKGEGFIRVQMYFFEDLFLPCEDCEGKRFKKEVLEVKYKDKNIHEVLSMSFDEAYDFFYDEFALREKINIVRELGLGYLRLGQPATTLSGGEAQRIKICEEILNSVTAKKSNLKGFIYILDEPTVGLHYEDVKKFLNIVKKLIDKSATVIIIEHNLQVIAEAQWIIDLGPEGGDEGGYLVYEGNLLDFLKINKSYTAKYLKEYLKS from the coding sequence ATGCACAATAAGCCAGAACAGGACTTTCTAATAATAAAAGGAGCAAGGCAGAATAATTTACAAAACATAGACCTGATTATTCCTCACAATAAGTTAACAGTAATCACCGGGATCTCAGGTTCAGGAAAATCATCTCTTGCCTTTGACACAATTTATGCTGAAGGACAGTGGCGCTTCATTGAGTGTATGTCAAGTTATGCAAGAGTATTCATTGAAAAACTTCCAAGACCTGATGTAGATTTAATTGACAATCTCAGACCGACAATAGCTCTTGAACAGAGGAATCCTGTTAAAGGTTCAAGAGCAACTGTCGGAACTCATACTGAAATTTATGATTACCTGAGAATAATTTTCTCAAAGATTGCAAAACCCATATGTCCAAAATGCAACTTAGAGATAAAAGAATGGAATCCTTCCAAGATTGCTCAGGAACTTTTAGAAAAATATTCTGGTAAAAGAGCTTTCATAGTTTTTGAAAGTGAAGAACCTTCAGAAAAACTTATTCAATTAGGTTTTTCAAGAGTTTTAACATACGAAAACAGTAATGCAGTAGTAAAAGAACTTTCAGAGTTTAAGGAAAAAGAAAAATTGGTAATAGCTGACAGGCTTCGTATTGGAGATATTTCAAGAGTTAATGATTCAGTAGAGATAGCTTTCAAAATGGGTAATGTCAAAGTTTATATTGTTGAAGACAATATTTTGCTTAATTTTCCTGCTGAGCCAGTATGTCAGATTTGTGGGATAAAAACTCCCGAATCTTCTCCAATGCTTTTTTCTTTCAATCATCCACAGGGAGCATGTCCAGAATGTAAGGGATTTGGTTATATACTTAAGTATGATGAAAGTTTTATTATTCCTGATAAAGAACTCTCTCTTTCAGAAGGAGCCATTGAAATATGGGAAAGACCATCACTAAGATGGTGGAAACAGCAACTTCTTAAAGGAGCAAAGCTTTCAGGAATAAATGTAAATATTCCTTACAAAAAATTACCTGAAGAGCATAAAAAACTCATATTTACAGGAAATCAGTATTTCTATGGAATTAATGATTTTCTTGAAGAACTTGAGAGAAAAAGATACAAAGTCCATGTGAGAGTTTTCCTCTCAAAGATAAGAAAGCCTTCTTTGTGTCCTTTGTGTAAAGGAAAACGATTAAGACAAGAAGCATTGATGTTCAAAATAAATGGCTTGGATATTGGTGATTTAAACTTTATGTCAGTAAAGGAACTTCAAAAATGGATTGATTCACTGAAACTTTCCGAGGAACAAGCCAAAATTGCCGAAGAACCTCTAAAACAAATCTCTGAAAAACTTAGTTTTCTTCAAAGAGTAGGACTTGGTTATTTAACTCTTGACAGACAGATTAAAACTCTCTCTGGTGGAGAGTATCAAAGACTTAATATATCAAATCAGCTTGCCAATAAGCTTACAGCCACTCTTTATGTTCTTGATGAACCAACAGTTGGACTTCATCCAAGAGATACAGACAGAATTGTCAAAGTTATGAAAGAGCTCACAGATTATGGAAACACTGTTGTAGTTGTAGAACATGACAGGGATGTAATTAAACAGGCAGACTGGATAGTAGAACTCGGTCCTGGAGGTGGTATCTCAGGTGGAAGAATTATTTATTCAGGTGAGATGAAAAATTTTTTACAGATGAATACGCCTACTTCAAACTATCTTAAAGAAAAAAATGAGCATTCAGTAAGCAAACCTTCCCGAATTTACAAAGAATTCATAACATTAAAAAATGCAAGGGGGCATAATCTTAAAAACATCACAGTCCATTTTCCAATGAATGCTCTCACAGTGGTAACAGGTATTTCAGGTTCAGGTAAAAGTTCTCTTGTTGTTGATACATTTTACAGAGCAGTAGCAAATCAGCTCGGTATGTCCAATGAAGAACCTCTACCCTATGATGAGATTGAAGGAGTAAAAAATATTAAAACAATAAAGCTTATTGATCAGTCTCCAATTGGTAAAACACCAAAATCCATGCCTGTTACCTATCTCGGTCTTTATGGTAAAATTAGAGATATCTTTGCCGCTCAAAAGGATGCCAAAGTAAGAGGATTGTCAGCAGGTGCTTTTTCTGTAAACAGTCCAGAAGGTCAATGCCCGACCTGTAAAGGTGAAGGTTTTATAAGAGTTCAGATGTATTTTTTTGAAGATCTATTCTTGCCCTGTGAAGACTGTGAAGGGAAGAGATTTAAAAAAGAAGTTCTGGAAGTAAAATACAAGGATAAAAACATCCATGAAGTATTATCAATGAGCTTTGATGAAGCATATGATTTTTTTTACGATGAATTTGCATTAAGAGAAAAAATTAATATTGTAAGAGAATTGGGACTTGGTTATCTAAGATTGGGTCAACCAGCAACAACTCTTTCTGGTGGCGAAGCACAGAGAATCAAAATCTGCGAAGAGATTCTCAATTCAGTTACAGCCAAAAAATCAAATCTTAAGGGCTTTATTTACATTCTTGATGAACCTACTGTGGGACTTCACTATGAAGATGTAAAAAAATTTCTTAATATTGTTAAGAAACTAATTGATAAATCAGCAACAGTAATCATAATTGAACACAATCTTCAGGTAATAGCAGAGGCTCAATGGATCATTGATCTTGGTCCAGAAGGTGGTGATGAAGGAGGCTACCTTGTCTATGAAGGTAACCTCCTCGATTTTCTTAAAATCAATAAATCCTATACGGCAAAATATCTAAAAGAATACTTAAAATCTTAA
- a CDS encoding baeRF10 domain-containing protein yields MFERKDLESLEKVKFDDAFVLSLFLNVSPQERKKQAYLSKFKNLVKALPEKDQNACKEDIEKIEKFLQSERESFKKSLVIYSCSKKDLWVRYDLNVELKDNLVVDKTPYTNPLFDLLDNYQKYGVLLVDKRTARVFMVFLGDIEEYGMIEHEDVPGKHKKGGWFALAEKRYERHIDYHVKMHLKDVIDKFGDFLKDRDIRRLIVAGPDEAISHLMDMFPEEIKMKIIGRTNIEKHASKEEVLEKVLPIIEGYEKSKEKETVSELINRALKNENSVTGIDDTLKYLRDKRVMKLVIAKDYTIDGFVCESCGFATTQPVECCMECGSCVMKANNLMEKATEMAIEQSALVEVVKDEKDRQRLIEYGGIGAFLRF; encoded by the coding sequence ATGTTTGAAAGAAAGGATTTAGAGAGTCTTGAAAAAGTTAAATTTGATGATGCTTTTGTTTTGAGTCTTTTTCTTAATGTTTCTCCACAGGAAAGAAAAAAGCAAGCTTATCTTTCAAAGTTTAAAAATCTTGTAAAAGCCTTACCAGAGAAAGATCAGAATGCCTGCAAAGAAGATATTGAAAAAATAGAAAAATTCCTTCAAAGTGAAAGAGAGTCCTTTAAAAAGTCTCTTGTTATCTATAGCTGTAGCAAAAAAGATTTGTGGGTAAGATATGATTTAAATGTGGAACTTAAAGACAATTTAGTTGTAGATAAAACCCCTTATACAAATCCACTCTTTGATTTACTTGATAATTATCAGAAATATGGAGTTCTTCTTGTTGATAAACGGACAGCAAGAGTATTCATGGTGTTTCTCGGTGATATTGAAGAGTACGGAATGATTGAACATGAAGATGTTCCCGGAAAACATAAAAAAGGTGGCTGGTTTGCACTTGCAGAAAAAAGATATGAAAGACATATTGATTATCATGTAAAAATGCACTTAAAGGATGTAATTGACAAATTCGGAGATTTTCTAAAAGACAGAGACATAAGAAGACTTATTGTTGCCGGTCCTGATGAGGCTATTTCCCATTTGATGGATATGTTTCCTGAGGAAATAAAGATGAAGATAATAGGAAGGACAAATATTGAAAAACATGCTTCAAAAGAAGAGGTTTTAGAAAAGGTTCTTCCAATCATTGAAGGGTACGAAAAATCTAAGGAAAAAGAAACTGTTTCTGAACTTATTAATAGGGCTTTAAAAAATGAAAACTCTGTAACAGGCATTGATGATACTTTGAAGTATTTAAGAGACAAAAGAGTTATGAAACTTGTTATAGCGAAGGATTATACCATAGATGGTTTTGTCTGTGAAAGCTGCGGATTTGCCACGACTCAACCAGTAGAATGCTGTATGGAGTGTGGAAGTTGTGTAATGAAGGCTAATAATCTAATGGAGAAGGCAACGGAGATGGCAATTGAGCAGTCTGCTTTAGTTGAGGTAGTAAAGGATGAGAAAGACAGACAGAGACTTATCGAATATGGCGGTATTGGTGCTTTTTTAAGATTTTAA
- a CDS encoding AI-2E family transporter, which translates to MSPSRKYRLTLERNFYVWILLLFIGILGYLNFQILKSFFASIGWAIVIALVFYPVFEYLKRFFKYRGLTALVTIILVIILFLLPFIYISYQIILEAGELIKGVNLPELIEELLTNSVTIKILEKLSFITGGDIKSLEDMIKNEISGLLKEGALKVAHGFSNVMGFFINLILTFFIAFFFLKDGDQFVKKIGEFLPFAEADKVSIRKQIKNIIYTTFYGGILIAMLQGTILGITFYFLDIPSATLWGFATAVASFIPVLGAFAVWGPASIYLLAKGFILKGIILALVGTLIISMIDNILKPLIIKGRVNLPLIFIFLSVLGGIKLFGLIGFIIGPLVFSLFVSFLEILKNFIGGAEHV; encoded by the coding sequence ATGAGCCCTTCAAGAAAATACAGACTCACACTTGAAAGAAACTTTTATGTTTGGATTTTGTTACTTTTTATCGGTATTCTTGGCTATCTTAATTTTCAGATACTTAAATCTTTTTTTGCTTCAATTGGCTGGGCTATAGTTATTGCATTGGTTTTTTATCCTGTTTTTGAGTATTTAAAGAGATTTTTTAAATACAGAGGATTAACAGCTTTAGTAACGATAATTTTGGTGATAATACTCTTTCTTTTGCCATTCATATATATTTCCTATCAGATTATTCTTGAGGCAGGAGAACTTATAAAAGGAGTTAATCTTCCAGAGCTGATAGAGGAATTATTAACAAATTCAGTAACCATAAAGATTCTTGAAAAGCTGAGTTTTATTACAGGAGGAGACATCAAATCACTTGAAGACATGATCAAAAATGAAATAAGTGGACTACTTAAAGAGGGAGCTCTAAAAGTTGCTCATGGATTTAGTAATGTTATGGGTTTCTTTATAAATTTGATACTTACCTTTTTTATTGCTTTCTTCTTCTTGAAGGACGGAGATCAATTTGTAAAAAAAATTGGTGAGTTTTTACCTTTTGCAGAGGCAGATAAGGTTTCCATAAGAAAGCAGATTAAAAACATAATTTATACGACCTTTTACGGTGGTATCCTGATAGCAATGCTTCAGGGAACAATCCTTGGAATAACTTTTTACTTTCTTGATATTCCATCGGCAACACTGTGGGGATTTGCAACTGCTGTTGCATCATTTATTCCTGTTTTAGGAGCATTTGCTGTTTGGGGACCTGCTTCTATTTATCTGCTGGCAAAGGGTTTTATTTTGAAAGGAATAATCCTTGCTTTGGTGGGAACATTGATAATAAGCATGATTGACAATATTCTGAAACCGTTAATAATAAAAGGTAGAGTAAACTTGCCTCTTATCTTCATATTTCTCTCTGTTCTTGGAGGGATTAAACTTTTTGGACTTATTGGATTCATAATTGGTCCTCTTGTTTTCAGCCTTTTTGTCTCATTTCTCGAGATTCTTAAAAACTTTATAGGAGGTGCAGAACATGTTTGA
- a CDS encoding gamma-glutamyl-gamma-aminobutyrate hydrolase family protein, translated as MKFIGITCSVENKKIFLNRDYIESIAKLGFFPLIISPDITEKVIESIDEISGLIISGGGDINPEFYGERNTACKKLVPDERVLAEMKLIEIFIQKEKPVLGICYGMQLMNVFFQGTLYQNIETEIDHTKGSHEIKVVDDFLIKKDVYVVNSSHHQAVKSLGRGLEIFCMAGDGVVEGFYLKGHPFFVGVQWHPERDFSEASLSIWQSFAKKIK; from the coding sequence ATGAAGTTCATTGGAATTACATGTAGCGTTGAAAATAAAAAGATTTTTTTAAACAGGGATTATATAGAGAGCATTGCCAAACTCGGATTTTTTCCTCTTATTATCTCACCTGATATTACAGAAAAAGTTATTGAAAGTATTGATGAAATTTCGGGACTGATAATTTCTGGTGGCGGAGATATAAATCCTGAGTTTTATGGAGAGAGAAACACTGCCTGTAAAAAACTTGTGCCTGATGAAAGGGTTCTGGCAGAGATGAAACTTATTGAGATTTTTATCCAAAAAGAAAAGCCTGTTTTAGGAATATGCTATGGAATGCAACTTATGAATGTCTTTTTTCAGGGAACGCTTTATCAAAACATAGAAACAGAAATTGATCACACAAAGGGAAGTCATGAAATAAAGGTAGTTGATGATTTTTTAATTAAAAAAGATGTTTATGTGGTGAACAGTTCCCATCATCAGGCAGTTAAAAGTCTCGGAAGAGGGCTTGAGATATTCTGTATGGCAGGTGATGGAGTTGTTGAAGGATTTTATCTTAAAGGACATCCATTTTTTGTTGGAGTTCAGTGGCATCCTGAAAGAGATTTCTCTGAAGCATCCCTGAGCATTTGGCAGAGTTTTGCAAAAAAGATAAAATAG
- a CDS encoding N-acyl-D-amino-acid deacylase family protein, with protein MDLFIEKALIFNGVGNPPFEANIGIKKDKIVYIGREKYSARRVIKANGLILTPGFIDTHSHSDFTTLADPKAEGKITQGITTEINGNCGVSAFPILGEVFERRLPEINQLGLKPWSSFKEYVELLKKVKPAINFATLLGHGNLRGSIIGYKNVKAEKDDIKKMKELLKEHLAFGVKGLSTGLIYPPGIFADTEEIIELARTLKPFKGIYATHMRSEGERLLSAVEETILIGMKAGIPVHISHLKTSGRENWWKLSSVFEAIEEAQNQGIKITADRYPYIASQTDLDAFLPSWIVEGSREDITERLKDRGVRLAIKRYLKQRGIEFLNSIVISDVVFEGDKKLEGKRVGEFVSLENASDFICDLLIRSNLQVGAIYFGMTEENLEKILSKPYVMIGTDSSARCSSGITAKGKPHPRGFGSFPRFIRRYVLERKIISLEEAIRKITSLPAKTFRIEKRGVIKEGYFADIVIFDPAEIEDKASFENPFIPSKGIKYVIVNGEVTVSEGSLTGKRNGRVLL; from the coding sequence ATGGATCTATTCATAGAAAAGGCTTTAATTTTCAATGGAGTTGGAAACCCTCCGTTTGAAGCCAACATTGGAATAAAAAAAGACAAAATAGTCTATATTGGCAGGGAAAAGTACTCTGCCAGGAGAGTAATAAAAGCCAATGGATTAATTCTTACCCCAGGTTTTATTGATACCCACTCACACTCGGATTTTACAACTCTTGCAGACCCTAAAGCAGAGGGAAAGATTACTCAGGGTATCACTACTGAAATAAATGGTAACTGCGGAGTATCAGCTTTTCCAATACTTGGTGAGGTTTTTGAAAGAAGACTTCCTGAAATAAATCAGCTTGGACTTAAGCCGTGGAGTAGTTTTAAGGAATATGTTGAGCTATTGAAAAAAGTCAAGCCTGCTATTAACTTTGCCACACTTCTGGGTCATGGAAATCTTAGAGGTTCTATTATTGGCTATAAAAATGTGAAAGCAGAAAAAGATGATATAAAGAAGATGAAAGAACTACTTAAGGAGCATCTTGCCTTCGGCGTAAAGGGTCTTTCAACAGGATTGATATATCCGCCAGGAATTTTTGCTGATACAGAGGAAATCATTGAACTTGCAAGGACTTTAAAACCCTTTAAAGGAATTTATGCTACTCACATGCGAAGTGAAGGTGAAAGGCTTTTAAGTGCAGTGGAAGAAACAATTTTAATTGGAATGAAAGCAGGAATTCCTGTTCACATATCTCATCTGAAGACATCAGGCAGGGAAAACTGGTGGAAGCTCAGCTCAGTTTTTGAAGCTATAGAGGAAGCACAAAATCAGGGAATAAAGATAACAGCGGACAGGTATCCATACATAGCTTCCCAGACAGACCTTGATGCTTTTCTTCCTTCATGGATAGTTGAAGGAAGCAGAGAGGATATCACAGAAAGGCTGAAAGACAGAGGCGTAAGGCTTGCAATCAAGAGATATCTAAAACAAAGAGGAATAGAGTTTTTAAATAGCATCGTAATTTCTGATGTGGTTTTTGAAGGCGATAAAAAACTTGAAGGCAAAAGAGTTGGAGAATTTGTCAGCCTTGAGAATGCTTCTGATTTTATATGTGATTTATTGATTCGTTCAAATCTTCAGGTTGGAGCAATATACTTTGGAATGACCGAGGAAAACCTTGAAAAAATTCTTTCCAAGCCCTATGTGATGATAGGAACAGATTCCTCTGCAAGATGCTCATCAGGAATTACTGCAAAGGGCAAACCCCATCCACGAGGCTTTGGAAGTTTTCCGAGGTTCATAAGAAGATATGTGCTTGAAAGAAAGATAATAAGCCTTGAAGAGGCAATAAGAAAAATTACTTCCTTACCTGCAAAGACTTTCAGAATAGAAAAAAGAGGAGTTATAAAAGAGGGATACTTTGCAGATATTGTTATTTTTGATCCTGCCGAGATTGAAGATAAAGCTTCATTTGAAAATCCTTTCATACCCTCAAAAGGAATTAAATATGTTATTGTAAATGGAGAAGTTACTGTCTCTGAGGGCTCACTTACAGGAAAAAGAAATGGAAGAGTTCTGTTATGA
- a CDS encoding N-acetylmuramoyl-L-alanine amidase, translated as MLRFLLFLFNFLVILNLITSSAIAEEKAQVKDIRYYEVSESFRVVVETTGFVEFVKGELKNPERLFFDIKNAFLNRELKKEYLVNNPIVSRIRIGQFDANTVRVVFDLKGTDYEFKVIQLEDPFRIVIDIYQKGSSKSSKILNDRESKITLKRKIVIDPGHGGKDPGAVGPSGLMEKDVVLDIALKVKDLLKKDPSFEIILTRDKDIFIPLNERTEIANKVQADLFISIHANAAPNLYARGIETYILNWTDDEEAIRVAARENAISVKKMKQLKGELGFMLASLEREAKRDSSVKLAGYVHNSMTESLKSAFSRHDNGVKGALFYVLVGAQMPSCLLEVSYISNPEEERLLSTDSYRMEIAKAVVEGIKNYFLHTDNIKKVKYTKHTSSKSRLSGQNKKRTF; from the coding sequence ATGTTAAGATTTTTGCTATTTTTATTTAATTTTTTGGTTATACTGAATCTGATTACCTCTTCTGCTATAGCAGAAGAAAAAGCTCAGGTTAAAGACATCAGATATTACGAAGTTTCTGAAAGCTTCAGGGTAGTAGTTGAAACAACAGGATTTGTTGAGTTTGTAAAAGGTGAGCTTAAAAATCCTGAAAGACTTTTTTTTGACATAAAGAACGCTTTTTTAAACAGAGAGCTAAAAAAGGAGTATTTAGTAAACAACCCTATTGTAAGCAGAATACGCATTGGTCAGTTTGATGCAAATACTGTAAGAGTTGTTTTTGACCTAAAAGGAACTGACTATGAATTTAAAGTTATTCAACTTGAAGACCCGTTCAGAATTGTTATTGACATTTATCAAAAGGGAAGCAGTAAGTCATCAAAAATACTGAATGATAGAGAGTCAAAGATCACTCTAAAGAGAAAGATTGTTATTGATCCAGGACATGGAGGGAAAGACCCCGGTGCAGTCGGACCATCAGGTTTAATGGAAAAAGATGTTGTCCTTGATATCGCCCTGAAAGTTAAAGACCTCCTGAAAAAAGACCCTTCCTTTGAGATAATTCTTACCCGAGACAAAGATATTTTCATCCCGCTTAATGAAAGAACTGAGATTGCAAACAAAGTTCAGGCTGACCTTTTCATCTCTATTCATGCAAACGCTGCTCCTAACCTTTATGCTCGTGGGATAGAAACATATATTTTAAACTGGACTGATGACGAAGAAGCTATAAGAGTTGCAGCAAGAGAAAACGCAATTTCTGTAAAAAAAATGAAACAGTTAAAGGGTGAACTTGGATTTATGCTTGCATCATTAGAAAGAGAGGCAAAGAGAGACAGTTCAGTCAAACTTGCAGGATATGTACATAATTCAATGACTGAAAGTTTAAAATCTGCCTTTTCAAGACATGACAATGGAGTAAAGGGAGCTCTTTTCTATGTTCTGGTAGGAGCTCAGATGCCTTCATGCCTTCTTGAAGTATCATATATCAGCAATCCAGAGGAAGAAAGACTCCTGAGTACTGACTCTTACAGAATGGAGATAGCTAAGGCAGTTGTTGAAGGAATAAAAAACTACTTTTTGCATACAGACAACATTAAAAAAGTAAAATACACAAAGCATACCTCTTCAAAATCAAGGTTAAGTGGACAGAATAAAAAAAGGACATTTTAG
- a CDS encoding NifU family protein, giving the protein MIDRAKVEQVLGKIRVGLMADGGNIDLVDIKDDVIYVKLKGACGTCPMATLTLKNWVEKTLKSEIPEVKEVVAV; this is encoded by the coding sequence ATGATTGACAGAGCAAAGGTTGAACAGGTTCTTGGCAAAATAAGAGTAGGTCTTATGGCAGACGGTGGTAATATTGATCTTGTTGATATTAAAGATGATGTAATTTATGTAAAGTTAAAAGGGGCCTGCGGAACATGTCCTATGGCAACTCTTACTCTAAAAAACTGGGTTGAAAAGACACTGAAAAGCGAAATCCCTGAGGTTAAAGAAGTTGTAGCTGTCTAA
- a CDS encoding flagellin N-terminal helical domain-containing protein, with protein MALRINFNAEATVTHTALLRNERAMNKSLLRISTGQRILSAADDAAGLFIADQLAVVAAALDQGNRNIQTGISALQIAESNVGQIFEKLQTIYTKAQSAANDINDPNARAALQRDISNLVDAIQKIGTDTEYNGIKLLDGTFANKVIHYGARADQTITVGINSVKADSLGAYMVTGTYTTNSATASASQTTVNNGYTATSGAVTGAFLWSTGDTAKVAGIDVSNGLSFAVDAKTIADNINSSTTLQNAGISARAVNQSIAAAGWTDIQAGTGQSVTIKFFVGSASSAPITVNVSAGETLTLSQLVSKINSQASANNTKITARAENNRLVLTTEGQTIGLEVSVSADVPSSGTSIISVDMAQFLGLNATGKTVSATNTTAGTATASATGSAIQVGKLVIMGTDSYNYDFTGITGSGSGLGISNATGTSEFKNLYSLDVTTNENAELALDIVKTAIQRVDKIRTQIGSVINNLQAIWDGQKTSYDNTKEAENVIRNTDFAAEMSTFITMQIRMQSGVAMLAQANALPQLVLQLLR; from the coding sequence ATGGCATTAAGAATTAACTTCAATGCAGAAGCAACAGTGACACACACAGCCCTTTTAAGAAACGAAAGGGCAATGAACAAATCCCTCTTAAGAATCTCTACAGGTCAGAGAATTCTCTCAGCAGCAGATGATGCAGCAGGTCTCTTTATTGCAGACCAGCTTGCTGTTGTTGCAGCAGCTCTTGACCAGGGTAACAGAAACATTCAGACTGGTATAAGTGCTCTTCAGATTGCCGAGTCAAATGTTGGTCAGATTTTTGAGAAACTTCAGACAATTTACACAAAAGCACAGTCTGCAGCAAATGACATCAATGACCCGAATGCCCGTGCAGCATTACAGAGAGATATTTCGAATCTTGTCGATGCTATTCAGAAGATAGGAACTGATACTGAGTACAACGGAATCAAACTTCTTGATGGAACATTTGCAAACAAGGTAATCCATTATGGAGCAAGAGCAGACCAGACAATTACAGTTGGAATAAACTCTGTAAAAGCCGATTCTCTTGGCGCATATATGGTTACAGGAACATATACAACTAATTCAGCTACTGCTAGTGCTAGCCAAACAACTGTTAATAACGGATATACAGCCACTTCTGGTGCTGTAACAGGAGCTTTCCTCTGGAGTACTGGTGATACTGCAAAAGTTGCTGGCATTGATGTCTCAAATGGTTTATCTTTTGCAGTTGATGCAAAAACAATTGCAGACAATATAAACAGTTCCACAACCCTTCAGAATGCAGGAATCTCAGCAAGAGCAGTTAATCAAAGTATAGCAGCAGCAGGTTGGACAGATATACAAGCTGGAACAGGTCAGAGCGTTACAATTAAATTTTTTGTAGGCTCAGCCTCCTCTGCTCCTATTACAGTCAATGTTTCTGCGGGAGAAACTCTTACACTCTCACAACTTGTATCAAAGATAAATAGTCAGGCTTCAGCAAACAACACAAAGATTACAGCAAGGGCAGAAAACAATAGGCTGGTTCTTACAACAGAGGGTCAAACAATTGGATTGGAAGTATCTGTCTCAGCCGACGTACCAAGTTCGGGTACCAGTATTATCTCAGTTGATATGGCTCAATTCCTTGGTCTTAATGCAACTGGCAAAACTGTCTCTGCAACAAATACCACTGCCGGAACAGCAACTGCATCAGCTACAGGTTCTGCAATTCAGGTCGGCAAACTCGTAATAATGGGCACAGATTCATATAACTATGACTTTACAGGGATTACGGGCTCAGGAAGTGGACTCGGAATATCAAATGCCACAGGAACTTCAGAATTTAAAAACCTTTATTCCCTTGATGTTACAACAAATGAAAATGCTGAGCTTGCTCTTGATATTGTAAAGACAGCCATACAGCGTGTTGATAAAATCCGTACCCAGATTGGTTCTGTTATCAACAACCTTCAGGCAATATGGGATGGGCAGAAGACATCCTATGACAACACAAAAGAAGCTGAAAACGTCATTCGTAACACAGACTTTGCAGCTGAGATGAGCACATTTATAACAATGCAGATAAGAATGCAGTCTGGTGTGGCAATGCTTGCTCAGGCAAATGCTTTACCACAGCTTGTGCTTCAGCTTTTGAGATAA
- a CDS encoding flagellar protein FlaG codes for MKLDGIEREQIIINPYRKLEVNFTNSQDNIQIQTGVNRKEQLNDSNLIQNAQKNTISQEELNKLMEELRHKFSMLEKYLQIDIDQQLQIPISKIIDMRTEEVIRQIPPDWIVEILRRMEELRGVLYSKEV; via the coding sequence ATGAAACTGGATGGAATTGAAAGAGAACAGATAATCATAAATCCATACAGAAAATTAGAGGTGAACTTCACAAATTCACAGGATAATATTCAAATCCAGACGGGTGTTAACAGAAAGGAACAACTCAATGACTCAAACCTAATTCAAAATGCTCAGAAAAATACAATATCTCAGGAAGAACTTAACAAACTCATGGAAGAACTAAGGCACAAGTTCAGCATGCTTGAAAAGTATTTGCAGATAGATATAGACCAGCAACTTCAAATACCAATTTCAAAAATTATTGATATGAGAACAGAAGAGGTGATAAGACAGATTCCGCCTGATTGGATTGTTGAAATCCTCAGAAGGATGGAAGAACTAAGAGGAGTTTTATACTCCAAGGAGGTTTAA